The Marinobacter subterrani genome has a segment encoding these proteins:
- a CDS encoding HD-GYP domain-containing protein, with protein MIKRVPISALKVGMYIADLNNDWIPHNAQRKRGVIKKDETIEKIRRMGVQFVYIDASKGIDTQDAETAAEVDRRNESALQRAGEKAPGLRPHVPLAEEIVIAQRIHSQAQGLVGDFMTNVKMGTAIDIAPIHGLAQELQHSVFRNANALSCLGRIREKDNYLLEHSVNLSVLMSLFGNHRGLSADVLHQTIVGALLHDLGKILTPDEILHKPGRLSPEEFEVMKLHARHSRDILATTEGIGELAVITAAQHHERLDGTGYPEGLKGEEISEYGRMVAITDVYDAITADRVYHKGMTPTQGLKKLLEWSGDHLDPLLVRQFIRCIGLYPVGSMVLLESGRLGVVVETNEADQRLPTVRVMYHTKFRMPITVETIELAKPGTQDRILRAVDPDEYRIDVRKFLV; from the coding sequence ATGATCAAGCGCGTCCCTATCTCGGCACTGAAGGTTGGCATGTACATCGCCGACCTGAACAACGACTGGATTCCTCATAACGCCCAGCGCAAGCGCGGTGTGATCAAAAAAGACGAAACCATCGAGAAAATCCGCCGGATGGGCGTGCAATTCGTCTATATCGACGCCTCGAAAGGCATTGATACCCAGGATGCCGAAACCGCCGCGGAAGTGGATCGCAGAAACGAATCAGCCCTTCAGCGGGCGGGCGAAAAGGCACCGGGCCTGCGGCCGCATGTTCCGCTTGCCGAAGAAATCGTGATTGCCCAGCGGATTCACAGCCAGGCCCAGGGGCTGGTGGGCGATTTCATGACCAACGTCAAGATGGGCACTGCCATCGACATTGCGCCGATTCATGGGCTGGCCCAGGAGCTCCAGCATTCGGTGTTCCGCAATGCCAACGCCCTGAGCTGTCTGGGCCGCATCCGGGAAAAAGACAATTACCTGCTCGAGCACTCGGTCAATCTCAGCGTACTGATGTCCCTGTTCGGCAATCATCGCGGGTTGTCGGCCGATGTGCTGCACCAGACCATCGTGGGCGCCCTGCTCCACGACCTCGGCAAGATCCTGACCCCGGACGAGATTCTGCACAAACCGGGGCGCCTGAGCCCGGAAGAGTTCGAGGTGATGAAGCTTCACGCCCGGCATTCCAGGGACATTCTCGCCACCACCGAGGGTATTGGCGAACTGGCCGTGATCACCGCCGCCCAGCACCATGAGCGCCTGGACGGCACCGGCTATCCCGAAGGCCTCAAGGGCGAGGAAATTTCCGAGTATGGCCGGATGGTTGCCATTACCGATGTCTACGACGCCATCACGGCGGATCGGGTCTACCACAAGGGCATGACTCCGACACAGGGTCTGAAAAAGCTGCTGGAGTGGAGCGGTGATCACCTGGACCCGCTGCTGGTCCGGCAGTTTATCCGCTGCATTGGTCTTTACCCGGTCGGCTCCATGGTGCTGCTGGAAAGCGGCCGGCTAGGCGTGGTGGTGGAAACCAACGAGGCCGACCAGCGATTGCCGACGGTCCGGGTGATGTACCATACGAAGTTCCGGATGCCGATCACGGTAGAAACCATTGAACTGGCGAAACCCGGCACCCAGGATCGCATCCTGCGGGCCGTGGACCCGGACGAATACAGAATCGATGTCCGGAAATTTCTGGTCTGA
- a CDS encoding tRNA/rRNA methyltransferase, whose translation MQLAFVLVEPKVPENVGAAARALCTMGFRELWLVNSDLHTRPEAHWLAHGSDHILDNARIFPDLAAVRNSVDLLMGTSAKTRHQRQDWHSPSRLRDVLAIKGSSAATAALVFGREDRGLSNDELALCDLLTGIPMKVAYPSLNLAQSVMLYAWEMSGLSEAMDNPSEPADDYRLGALRSRLETLLPELDTPPGGKLSHWVFERLPLLSDRDIGFVHTLCSNIERQLGSQARSASEKEPNE comes from the coding sequence ATGCAACTGGCCTTTGTACTTGTTGAACCCAAGGTTCCGGAAAATGTCGGAGCGGCCGCCCGCGCCCTGTGCACCATGGGCTTCCGCGAGCTCTGGCTGGTCAATTCGGACCTGCACACCCGCCCGGAAGCCCACTGGCTGGCCCATGGCAGCGACCACATCCTGGACAATGCGCGCATTTTCCCCGATCTGGCTGCGGTAAGAAACTCCGTAGACCTGCTGATGGGTACCTCCGCCAAGACCCGGCACCAGCGCCAGGACTGGCACTCGCCCTCACGCCTGCGGGACGTGCTGGCTATCAAGGGTTCATCCGCAGCCACGGCAGCACTGGTGTTTGGCCGCGAGGACCGGGGGCTGTCCAATGACGAACTGGCGCTGTGCGATCTGCTGACCGGCATTCCCATGAAGGTCGCCTACCCCTCCCTGAATCTTGCCCAGTCCGTGATGCTTTACGCCTGGGAAATGTCCGGGCTTTCCGAAGCTATGGATAACCCGAGTGAGCCTGCCGATGACTATCGTCTTGGGGCCCTCCGCAGCCGGCTCGAAACTCTGCTACCGGAGCTGGACACACCGCCCGGGGGAAAGCTGTCCCACTGGGTTTTCGAGCGGCTACCCTTGTTGTCTGATCGGGATATCGGGTTTGTTCATACGCTGTGCTCGAACATTGAGCGTCAGCTTGGCTCTCAGGCGCGCTCGGCTTCTGAGAAAGAGCCGAACGAATAA
- a CDS encoding TatD family hydrolase — MSKKRREIPVFDHPIIETHCHLDYLKDRPLEDTLEQTRGVNIEKVITIAVSPDNLARVRELSQIAPWIYGTQGIHPHDAEGYSDEVEVEIRAHAGDEKIVAVGEIGLDYFYDNADREIQREVFRRQLQIACDTDRPVVIHSREADDDTIAILGEFEDSLKRRGVIHSFTSGPGLARYALDQGWCLGFNGITTFNKAENVRDIVRMAPIEQILLETDSPFLTPVPYRGRENAPFYLPFVAEKIAEVKALPLDEVIGMTYQNSLRTFFPGE; from the coding sequence ATGAGTAAAAAACGTCGCGAGATTCCCGTATTCGATCACCCGATCATCGAGACCCACTGCCACCTCGATTACCTCAAGGATCGCCCCCTGGAGGACACCCTTGAGCAGACCCGGGGCGTGAACATCGAAAAAGTGATCACCATTGCGGTGTCTCCGGACAACCTGGCCCGTGTCCGCGAACTCAGCCAGATTGCACCCTGGATTTACGGTACCCAGGGGATTCATCCCCATGATGCGGAAGGCTATTCCGATGAGGTCGAGGTCGAAATCCGCGCCCATGCCGGTGACGAGAAAATCGTCGCCGTGGGTGAAATCGGCCTGGACTATTTCTACGACAACGCCGATCGCGAAATTCAGCGGGAGGTGTTCCGGCGCCAGCTGCAGATCGCCTGCGATACCGACCGGCCGGTGGTCATTCACAGCCGGGAAGCGGACGACGACACCATCGCCATTCTCGGTGAGTTTGAAGACAGCCTCAAACGCCGGGGCGTGATCCACAGTTTCACCTCCGGACCGGGGCTTGCCCGCTATGCCCTGGATCAGGGCTGGTGCCTGGGCTTCAACGGCATCACCACCTTCAACAAGGCGGAGAATGTTCGGGACATCGTGCGCATGGCCCCCATCGAGCAGATCCTGCTGGAAACGGACTCGCCCTTCCTCACCCCGGTTCCCTACCGTGGGAGGGAAAACGCGCCCTTTTACCTGCCCTTTGTTGCCGAGAAAATCGCGGAGGTGAAAGCACTGCCTCTGGACGAGGTGATTGGCATGACCTATCAGAACAGCTTAAGGACGTTTTTCCCCGGCGAATGA
- a CDS encoding methyltransferase: protein MTLPPAASLHHGAESFYQRWQQLNDWLVQHREFWQPAPFMTPEPAWAERYPQLATLVAELSDDDCNRLDECPEVLAERASRWLPSLADYSERVELPELSPSPGHIAAATLPEIRATDMPGRKRQQAGAFAAALVPLTEPALDWCCGKGHLSRTLAPLCPGEVQGLEWNPELVADGNRLARHFGDRVSIRCQDVMAPGLALASDRHGIALHACGDLHRRLLAQGSRSGLPRLSLSPCCYHLTDQQTYRPLSARAQAHPDGLELDRNDLRLAVQETVTAPARVREHTRIVSQWRLGFDGLQRELRGQDTYLPVPPHPARLMSQGFPAFCRWAANKKRLTLPDHINFDAWLAFGERRLERVRRYELVRHLFRRPLELWVVRDYAVFLEEQGYRVRLGAFCQRSLTPRNLLLDAVRVCGTPPARHSRP from the coding sequence ATGACGTTACCTCCGGCGGCGAGTTTACACCACGGCGCGGAATCTTTTTACCAGCGATGGCAGCAGCTGAACGACTGGCTGGTGCAGCACCGGGAGTTCTGGCAACCGGCGCCGTTCATGACACCGGAACCGGCCTGGGCTGAGCGTTACCCGCAGTTGGCGACCCTTGTGGCGGAACTGTCCGATGACGACTGCAACCGCCTCGATGAATGCCCGGAGGTATTGGCAGAGCGGGCATCCCGCTGGCTGCCCTCGCTGGCGGATTATTCTGAACGGGTTGAATTGCCCGAGCTGTCACCGTCGCCAGGGCACATCGCGGCAGCCACTCTGCCGGAAATCCGGGCGACGGATATGCCCGGCCGTAAACGACAGCAGGCCGGCGCCTTTGCCGCGGCGCTGGTGCCTCTCACCGAGCCGGCCCTGGACTGGTGTTGCGGCAAGGGGCACCTCTCCCGGACCCTCGCGCCGCTCTGCCCCGGGGAGGTTCAGGGGCTTGAGTGGAACCCGGAACTGGTGGCCGATGGTAACCGACTGGCCCGGCACTTCGGGGATCGGGTGTCGATCCGTTGCCAGGATGTCATGGCGCCCGGTCTGGCGCTTGCGAGCGATCGCCATGGCATCGCCCTGCATGCCTGTGGCGATCTGCACCGGCGCCTGCTGGCGCAGGGCAGCCGGTCGGGTTTGCCACGGCTGAGTCTCTCGCCCTGCTGCTACCACCTTACCGACCAGCAGACCTATCGGCCGCTGTCAGCGCGGGCGCAGGCGCACCCTGACGGGCTTGAGCTGGACCGCAACGATCTGCGGCTGGCGGTTCAGGAAACCGTCACCGCACCGGCCAGGGTGCGGGAGCACACCCGCATCGTCAGCCAGTGGCGCCTGGGCTTTGACGGTCTTCAGCGCGAACTGCGTGGCCAGGACACCTACCTGCCGGTACCGCCCCACCCGGCGCGGCTGATGAGCCAGGGGTTCCCGGCGTTCTGCCGCTGGGCGGCCAATAAAAAGCGCCTGACCCTGCCCGATCACATCAACTTTGATGCCTGGCTGGCGTTCGGAGAACGGCGGCTCGAGCGCGTTCGTCGCTACGAGCTGGTGCGGCATCTGTTCCGGCGCCCACTCGAACTGTGGGTGGTACGGGATTATGCGGTTTTTCTGGAAGAGCAGGGCTATCGGGTCCGGCTGGGTGCGTTTTGCCAGCGGTCGCTGACGCCACGCAACCTGCTGCTGGACGCGGTCAGGGTTTGCGGTACTCCACCCGCTCGACACAGCCGTCCCTGA
- a CDS encoding DUF2237 family protein has product MEMSESVNVLGEKLEACGKDPITGFYRDGCCNVGPDDFGLHAVCAVVTDDFLEFSKARGNDLSTPRPEFGFEGLKAGDSWCLCAARWQEAFEAGCAPRVRLRATHQAALEKCALDDLKAHGADLS; this is encoded by the coding sequence ATGGAAATGTCAGAATCCGTAAATGTACTAGGCGAAAAACTGGAAGCCTGCGGCAAAGACCCGATTACCGGCTTCTACCGCGATGGCTGCTGCAACGTCGGCCCCGATGACTTTGGCCTGCACGCCGTCTGTGCCGTGGTCACCGACGACTTCCTCGAATTCTCCAAAGCCCGGGGCAACGACCTCAGCACCCCCAGACCCGAGTTCGGCTTCGAAGGCCTGAAAGCCGGCGACAGCTGGTGCCTGTGCGCCGCCCGCTGGCAGGAAGCTTTCGAAGCCGGCTGCGCGCCAAGAGTGCGCCTGCGGGCCACCCACCAGGCCGCTCTGGAAAAGTGCGCCCTTGACGACCTCAAGGCCCACGGTGCCGACCTTAGCTGA
- a CDS encoding OmpA family protein, translating to MNVMRPITLAALATVLATPALADRQETIYINPFAGYQLFDDERDLSETGTFGVGVEYRFQPNWAVEALYSRANADRKYVPGTSEFDEVRVDGTYYFAGPDEAWNPYVSLGAGQADFGTDAASGVRTAGTNHDETRVNVGTGFRYNVSDSISLRGDLREFHGIDESTFDTQVSLGISLAFTRTVAQSTVSMPQDTDNDGVPDARDQCPATMAERIVDASGCEPDADMDAVADARDACPNTPQNVDVDARGCELDSDNDGVANSSDECRGTAAGVEVEANGCEGVVETIQTFEIEVQFPTNSSVIGNAFDNEIRRVAEFMKANPETVVEIAGHSDSRGEAAYNQLLSQRRAEAVASRLTGPLGIDPSRVNAVGYGEMQPVASNDTAEGRAANRRVEARIQVLR from the coding sequence ATGAACGTCATGCGTCCGATTACCCTGGCTGCCCTGGCCACTGTCCTGGCAACTCCCGCTCTCGCAGATCGTCAGGAAACCATCTACATCAACCCTTTCGCCGGCTACCAACTGTTCGACGATGAGCGTGACCTGAGCGAAACCGGCACCTTCGGTGTGGGCGTGGAATACCGCTTCCAGCCGAACTGGGCGGTGGAAGCACTCTATTCACGGGCCAACGCTGACCGGAAGTACGTGCCCGGCACCTCCGAGTTTGATGAAGTGCGAGTCGATGGCACCTATTACTTTGCCGGCCCGGACGAAGCCTGGAACCCGTATGTGTCCCTGGGCGCCGGCCAGGCCGATTTCGGAACCGACGCCGCCAGCGGTGTGCGTACCGCCGGCACCAATCACGATGAAACCCGGGTCAATGTGGGTACCGGCTTCCGTTACAACGTGAGTGACTCGATTTCTCTGCGGGGCGATCTGCGTGAGTTCCACGGAATTGATGAAAGCACCTTCGACACCCAGGTATCCCTGGGCATCAGCCTTGCGTTTACCCGTACGGTGGCGCAATCGACCGTCAGCATGCCTCAAGACACCGATAATGACGGCGTCCCTGATGCCCGGGATCAGTGCCCGGCGACTATGGCCGAGCGTATTGTTGACGCCAGTGGCTGCGAGCCGGACGCCGATATGGACGCCGTGGCCGATGCCCGCGACGCCTGCCCCAACACACCGCAAAACGTTGATGTAGACGCCCGTGGCTGTGAGCTCGACAGCGATAACGACGGTGTGGCCAACAGCAGCGACGAGTGCCGCGGTACCGCCGCCGGTGTCGAGGTCGAGGCCAATGGCTGCGAGGGTGTGGTCGAGACCATCCAGACGTTTGAAATCGAAGTACAGTTCCCGACCAACAGCTCGGTCATCGGTAACGCCTTTGACAACGAAATCCGCCGGGTCGCCGAGTTCATGAAGGCAAATCCGGAAACCGTCGTGGAAATCGCCGGTCACTCCGACAGCCGCGGTGAAGCTGCCTACAACCAGCTCCTGTCCCAACGTCGTGCCGAGGCTGTTGCCAGCCGCCTGACCGGGCCTCTGGGGATTGATCCGTCACGCGTGAACGCCGTAGGTTATGGTGAGATGCAGCCGGTTGCCTCCAACGACACCGCCGAGGGTCGTGCAGCCAACCGTCGCGTGGAAGCCCGCATTCAGGTTCTCCGCTGA
- a CDS encoding tRNA(Met) cytidine acetyltransferase TmcA: protein MRHAGSDQLPDLAAWQRLQRSLATSGERRLVLLEGDRDAAVQWLAALLPGLAMTTGVWTGPAEDSPDHRLNQLVPSSARKWLGRELSVIAWDGWQGNPPDAFAALSGALTAGGLLFWLMPPLHQWRRFADPDYGRTGLDHDGGHPFAARMAGLVSDHPAVIRVFPDQTALPRLPVPALPETGFRVETTSDQQHLIGRLVRFGLGRRRRPVVVTADRGRGKSAALGIAAAKLLQQGRRNILVSAPAHHNVETLFRHARETLGDQLENESPGELTTRAGCCLKYLPIRDMLAAGPEAEVVMVDEAAAIPAPLLKAVLLGWPRVAFATTVHGYEGAGRGFAIRFRRVLDQWTPHWQALTLAQPVRWAEGDPLEALISELFMLAADEGEPTETSGPGEQLIIEPWQPARTTDTELSAAFGLLVDAHYRTSPADLRQWLDDPAAHSWRARIGDRTVGVLWCALEGGLAPALADQISLGTRRIRGHLLPQSLASHSGYPEAASLRCLRVVRIAVAADSRRLGIGHRLVEAARDVASHQGLDYLGTSFGGSTDLLAFWQGCGLQVVRTGLHQEASSGEYPLQMLLGLSSSGREMAGRIRSRLARHWLTLAPENWPELEPSLLAGITADLPPGPRPDSDDLRDLHHFANGHRGFRMTVPVLRQLSRVPGVMAWLLHQEPLALWCRAVLQGRSWQRIQAERLCLGQKDGEDGLRQLVRDLLENGPEL, encoded by the coding sequence ATGCGCCACGCAGGGTCTGATCAGCTGCCAGATCTTGCTGCCTGGCAACGCCTGCAACGCAGCCTTGCGACCAGCGGCGAACGCCGGCTGGTCCTGCTGGAAGGCGACCGCGATGCCGCCGTTCAGTGGCTGGCCGCCCTGTTGCCGGGCCTGGCGATGACGACCGGTGTCTGGACCGGCCCCGCTGAAGACTCCCCGGACCACCGGCTGAACCAGCTGGTGCCGTCATCAGCCCGGAAATGGCTCGGCCGGGAACTCTCGGTCATCGCCTGGGATGGCTGGCAGGGCAATCCGCCGGACGCCTTTGCGGCATTGTCCGGCGCGCTCACCGCCGGAGGACTGCTGTTCTGGTTGATGCCGCCCCTGCACCAGTGGCGGCGTTTTGCCGACCCGGATTACGGCCGGACCGGCCTGGACCATGACGGCGGACATCCTTTTGCCGCCCGCATGGCCGGGCTGGTTTCCGATCACCCGGCGGTTATCCGAGTGTTTCCGGACCAGACAGCGCTGCCGCGCCTGCCCGTTCCCGCCTTGCCCGAGACCGGGTTCCGTGTTGAAACCACCAGTGACCAGCAACATCTGATCGGTCGGCTGGTCCGGTTTGGCCTGGGCCGTCGGCGCCGCCCGGTTGTGGTCACTGCTGACCGGGGCCGGGGCAAATCGGCGGCCCTGGGCATTGCCGCGGCGAAACTGCTGCAACAGGGCAGGCGCAACATCCTTGTGTCGGCGCCGGCGCACCATAACGTCGAAACCCTGTTCCGGCATGCCCGCGAAACACTGGGCGATCAGTTGGAAAACGAGAGCCCCGGAGAGCTGACGACCCGGGCCGGGTGCTGCCTGAAGTATCTGCCGATCCGGGACATGCTGGCGGCTGGGCCGGAAGCCGAGGTGGTGATGGTGGATGAGGCCGCCGCCATTCCGGCACCGCTGCTCAAGGCCGTACTTCTGGGCTGGCCCAGAGTGGCCTTTGCCACCACCGTGCACGGTTACGAAGGCGCCGGAAGGGGCTTCGCCATTCGCTTTCGCCGGGTGCTGGATCAGTGGACGCCCCACTGGCAAGCACTGACTCTGGCCCAGCCGGTGCGCTGGGCCGAAGGCGATCCGCTGGAAGCCCTGATTTCGGAACTGTTTATGCTGGCGGCGGACGAAGGTGAGCCCACAGAAACGTCTGGCCCTGGCGAACAACTGATCATCGAGCCCTGGCAGCCGGCCCGGACCACTGATACGGAATTGTCCGCGGCTTTCGGCCTGTTGGTGGACGCCCATTACCGCACCTCCCCCGCGGACCTTCGGCAGTGGCTGGACGATCCCGCTGCTCATAGCTGGCGGGCCCGGATCGGCGACCGAACTGTTGGTGTGCTCTGGTGTGCCCTCGAAGGCGGCCTGGCACCCGCGCTTGCGGACCAGATCAGCCTCGGTACCCGGCGTATCCGGGGTCACCTGCTGCCGCAGTCCCTGGCCAGCCATAGCGGTTACCCGGAGGCCGCCTCCCTGCGGTGCCTGCGCGTGGTCCGAATCGCCGTGGCGGCGGATTCCCGGCGGCTGGGTATCGGTCATCGCCTGGTCGAGGCAGCACGGGATGTCGCCAGCCACCAGGGCCTGGATTATCTCGGCACCAGCTTTGGTGGCAGTACCGATCTGCTGGCGTTCTGGCAGGGCTGCGGCCTGCAGGTGGTGCGGACCGGTCTGCACCAGGAGGCGTCCAGTGGCGAATACCCGCTGCAGATGCTTCTGGGCCTGAGTTCATCCGGGCGGGAAATGGCCGGGCGCATCCGGAGCCGGCTGGCCCGCCACTGGCTGACACTGGCACCGGAGAACTGGCCCGAGCTTGAACCGAGCCTGCTGGCGGGCATCACCGCAGACCTGCCTCCGGGCCCGCGGCCGGATAGCGACGACCTGAGGGATCTGCACCATTTCGCCAACGGCCACCGCGGCTTCCGGATGACGGTTCCGGTGCTGCGACAACTGAGCCGGGTACCGGGGGTCATGGCGTGGCTGCTGCATCAGGAGCCGCTTGCCCTTTGGTGTCGCGCGGTACTGCAGGGCCGGTCATGGCAGCGAATTCAGGCAGAGCGGCTGTGTCTTGGGCAAAAAGACGGTGAGGACGGTTTGCGGCAACTGGTTCGGGATCTGCTGGAAAACGGGCCGGAGTTGTGA
- a CDS encoding ankyrin repeat domain-containing protein has translation MANGTGSHRFALIVLVLLSFLSACASQKQPVKLSPQDLAEADALLVSAAANGEKRRVQLLLSAGARVNARDSQGYTPVMRAAANGHLSVVKVLLSAGANVNVSQGGESLLMKVVAGGDLLTAEMLLSAGADVNYRSASGKTALDVARANNSRDLEMLLVQAGASL, from the coding sequence ATGGCCAATGGAACCGGCTCCCACCGTTTTGCGCTGATCGTGCTTGTTCTGCTCAGCTTTCTCTCCGCATGCGCGTCCCAGAAACAGCCGGTAAAGCTCTCACCGCAGGACCTGGCCGAGGCTGATGCACTTCTGGTGTCAGCCGCAGCCAATGGTGAAAAACGGCGAGTGCAACTGCTCCTGTCGGCGGGCGCCAGAGTCAATGCCCGGGACTCGCAGGGCTATACCCCGGTGATGCGCGCCGCGGCGAACGGGCATTTGTCGGTGGTCAAGGTGTTGCTGTCGGCCGGTGCCAACGTCAATGTCAGCCAGGGTGGGGAATCCCTGCTCATGAAAGTTGTCGCCGGCGGCGATCTGCTAACCGCCGAAATGCTGCTGTCCGCCGGCGCCGACGTGAATTACCGCTCAGCCAGCGGCAAGACAGCGCTGGATGTCGCCCGCGCCAACAACAGCCGGGACCTGGAGATGCTGCTGGTCCAGGCCGGCGCGTCACTCTAG
- a CDS encoding D-amino acid dehydrogenase: MVRGAGRPETPGPGHRGGVAGRAVATPGPGVSQGGSGRTRRLSQAVGRKWREVNSMERHMHIVVVGGGVVGMTTAYELNRRGHAVTVLERHSVAGNETSKANAAQRSYGVVYPWADPAIVFKAIPWILKPDGPLKLRFPPSVETLKFMFATLRYAWSPGLFGLNRRAMLRLGIHSRERFLALEQELDLSFDGDHRGLLHLASTREALGNYRVTHSLLNELGIPSRLLTPEQVREAEPGMVGNGPLYGALSYDTDGTGDCHQFSRALAKACETKGVTVRYNVEAEKLIADGQQVSAITLRTDDGIMETLEADAFVISAGCWSNHLVQPLGLELPIYPVKGYSLTVPMIDPKRGPTSTIHDDNYKVVSTRLGNRLRATGFVELADFNRDIPEARLATIRKSVESRFPGCADLDAAETWTGFRPMTPDGPAIIGRGPRDNLYLNTGHGTFGWTLSAGSADVIAQVIEGEEPAICLDAFRPGRFSE; encoded by the coding sequence CTGGTTCGTGGTGCCGGGCGACCGGAAACCCCAGGCCCGGGCCATCGTGGCGGCGTTGCTGGCAGAGCAGTTGCAACACCTGGCCCCGGAGTATCCCAGGGAGGATCAGGCCGTACTCGACGATTATCGCAGGCTGTTGGCCGAAAGTGGCGTGAAGTAAACTCGATGGAGAGGCACATGCACATTGTTGTTGTCGGTGGTGGCGTCGTGGGGATGACCACCGCCTATGAACTGAATCGCCGGGGCCATGCGGTGACAGTACTGGAGCGCCACAGCGTGGCGGGAAACGAGACCAGCAAGGCGAATGCGGCCCAGCGATCCTACGGTGTGGTCTACCCCTGGGCCGATCCGGCCATAGTGTTCAAGGCCATACCCTGGATTCTCAAGCCGGACGGCCCCCTGAAGCTCCGGTTTCCGCCCTCCGTGGAAACATTGAAATTCATGTTCGCCACCCTCCGCTACGCCTGGTCTCCGGGCCTGTTCGGCCTGAATCGCCGGGCCATGCTGCGCCTCGGCATCCACAGCCGGGAGCGCTTCCTTGCTCTGGAACAGGAGCTGGACCTGAGTTTTGATGGCGACCACCGGGGCCTGCTGCACCTGGCCAGCACGCGGGAAGCTCTGGGAAATTACCGGGTCACCCACAGCCTGTTGAACGAGCTGGGGATCCCCTCCCGGCTGCTCACCCCGGAACAGGTCCGCGAAGCGGAGCCCGGCATGGTCGGCAATGGCCCGCTCTACGGCGCCCTGAGCTACGACACTGACGGCACTGGCGACTGTCACCAGTTCTCCCGGGCGCTCGCCAAGGCGTGCGAGACAAAAGGAGTGACGGTGCGCTACAACGTGGAAGCGGAAAAACTGATTGCCGATGGCCAGCAGGTGAGTGCCATCACCCTGAGAACAGACGACGGCATCATGGAGACCCTGGAAGCGGATGCCTTCGTGATCAGCGCCGGGTGCTGGTCAAATCATCTGGTGCAGCCCCTGGGCCTGGAGTTGCCCATCTATCCGGTGAAAGGTTACAGCCTTACCGTCCCGATGATAGACCCGAAACGAGGCCCGACGTCCACCATCCATGACGACAACTACAAAGTTGTCTCTACCCGCCTGGGTAATCGGCTGCGCGCCACCGGCTTTGTCGAACTGGCGGACTTCAATAGAGATATTCCAGAGGCGAGGCTGGCGACGATCCGCAAATCGGTAGAATCACGGTTCCCCGGCTGCGCGGATCTTGATGCCGCCGAAACCTGGACCGGTTTCCGCCCCATGACACCGGATGGGCCGGCGATCATTGGGCGAGGTCCCCGAGACAATCTTTACCTCAACACTGGCCATGGCACTTTCGGCTGGACCCTGTCCGCCGGCAGTGCCGATGTCATTGCCCAGGTAATCGAGGGCGAGGAACCGGCCATTTGCCTCGATGCCTTCAGGCCTGGGAGGTTTTCCGAATAA